One segment of Pyrococcus sp. ST04 DNA contains the following:
- the rrp42 gene encoding exosome complex protein Rrp42 codes for MSDNEIIAGIMRDHIINLLKEGKRIDDRGFEDYRPIEIEVGLIEKAEGSALVKLGSTQVLVGIKTTLGEPFPDTPNMGVMTTNVELVPLASPTFEPGPPDERAIELARVIDRGIRESRALNLEKMVIVPGKIVRVVFIDVHVLDHDGNLMDAIGIAAIAALMNARVPKVRYNEETEEVEILEEKEPLPVEKIPVPVTFAKIGNTLVVDPSLEEEQVMDGRLTITTDETGHISAVQKSEGGAFKLEEVMYAVETAFKKAEYIRNLIVEAVEKGHAKG; via the coding sequence GTGAGTGATAATGAAATAATCGCGGGAATAATGAGGGATCATATAATAAACCTCCTCAAGGAAGGAAAAAGAATTGATGATAGGGGATTTGAAGATTATAGGCCGATTGAAATCGAGGTTGGATTAATAGAAAAAGCTGAAGGGTCGGCACTTGTGAAACTTGGGAGTACTCAAGTCTTAGTCGGAATAAAAACAACGTTGGGTGAGCCATTTCCAGATACCCCAAATATGGGTGTAATGACGACAAATGTAGAGCTAGTGCCTTTGGCCTCACCAACGTTTGAACCTGGGCCCCCGGATGAGAGGGCCATAGAACTTGCGAGGGTTATAGATAGGGGAATAAGGGAAAGTAGAGCTTTAAATTTAGAAAAAATGGTGATAGTACCAGGAAAGATTGTTAGAGTGGTTTTCATTGACGTTCATGTATTGGATCACGATGGGAACCTAATGGATGCAATTGGCATAGCGGCAATCGCTGCGCTAATGAATGCGAGAGTTCCTAAGGTAAGATACAATGAAGAAACCGAAGAAGTTGAGATACTAGAGGAGAAAGAGCCTCTGCCTGTAGAAAAGATTCCAGTACCAGTTACATTTGCAAAAATAGGAAACACTCTCGTCGTTGATCCAAGTCTCGAGGAAGAGCAGGTTATGGATGGGAGGCTAACGATAACCACGGATGAAACTGGTCATATCTCAGCGGTTCAGAAAAGCGAAGGAGGAGCTTTTAAGCTTGAAGAAGTAATGTATGCGGTTGAAACTGCCTTCAAAAAGGCTGAATACATAAGAAACTTAATAGTGGAGGCTGTAGAGAAGGGTCATGCAAAAGGGTAA
- the rrp41 gene encoding exosome complex exonuclease Rrp41 → MMEKPEDIKLIDENGRRIDGRKKYELRPIKMKVGVLKNANGSAYIEWGRNKIIAAVYGPREIHPKHLQRPDRAILRVRYNMAPFSVEERKKPGPDRRSIEISKVIKGALEPALILEMFPRTAIDIFIEVLQADAGTRVAGITAASLALADAGIPMRDLVAACAAGKIEGEIVLDLNKEEDNYGEADVPVAIMPLKNDITLLQMDGYLTKEEFIEAVKLAIKGAKAVYQKQREALKEKYIKIAEEVEGSE, encoded by the coding sequence ATGATGGAGAAGCCTGAAGATATTAAGCTTATTGATGAAAATGGAAGGAGAATTGATGGCCGTAAAAAGTACGAGCTCAGACCAATTAAAATGAAAGTTGGTGTTCTTAAGAACGCTAACGGTTCTGCATACATTGAGTGGGGGAGAAACAAAATAATAGCCGCCGTTTATGGACCGAGAGAGATCCATCCGAAGCATCTTCAAAGACCCGACAGGGCAATTCTTAGGGTTAGGTACAATATGGCCCCATTTAGTGTTGAGGAAAGGAAGAAGCCCGGCCCAGATAGAAGAAGTATAGAGATAAGCAAAGTTATAAAAGGAGCTCTTGAGCCAGCCCTAATTCTTGAGATGTTTCCGAGGACTGCAATTGACATTTTCATTGAAGTTCTTCAAGCGGACGCTGGTACTAGAGTTGCAGGAATCACGGCTGCATCATTGGCTTTAGCCGATGCTGGCATACCAATGAGGGATCTCGTTGCAGCGTGTGCCGCTGGGAAGATAGAGGGGGAAATAGTTCTGGATCTCAATAAAGAGGAAGACAACTATGGAGAGGCCGATGTTCCAGTTGCCATAATGCCCCTTAAAAACGATATAACGCTTCTCCAAATGGATGGTTATTTGACAAAGGAGGAATTTATAGAAGCTGTAAAACTGGCCATAAAGGGAGCAAAGGCAGTTTATCAGAAGCAGAGGGAGGCATTGAAAGAGAAGTACATAAAGATAGCTGAGGAGGTTGAGGGAAGTGAGTGA
- a CDS encoding DNA-directed RNA polymerase subunit H, with protein MAGKKEFNIFDHVLVPEHRVLSEEEKKALLEKYKITPAQLPQIKASDPAVKALGAKPGDIIEIKRKSPTAGVYYYYRIVVED; from the coding sequence GTGGCGGGGAAAAAAGAGTTTAACATATTTGATCATGTGTTAGTACCCGAACATAGAGTACTAAGCGAGGAAGAGAAGAAGGCTCTGCTTGAAAAGTATAAGATAACACCTGCCCAGTTACCCCAGATCAAGGCAAGTGATCCTGCTGTCAAAGCTCTTGGAGCAAAACCTGGTGACATAATTGAAATTAAAAGAAAAAGTCCAACTGCCGGAGTTTATTACTATTACAGGATAGTTGTGGAGGATTAA
- the rrp4 gene encoding exosome complex RNA-binding protein Rrp4, giving the protein MRRIFVQNRELVVPGTLLAQGPYKNGRGTFREGSRIYSTVIGLVDIKGNTIRVIPLEGPYIPEVGDNVIGKIVDVKFSSWVVDIGAPYPANLKIQDFTDEKIDLIRTDLRKFFDIGDIIYAKVKAINEVNNIDLTTKGMPFNGGPLRGGQIVKITPSKVPRVIGKGGSMINMIKKLTMSRIIVGQNGWIWVNSKNDALEKLAIEAILKIDRESHTRGLTDRIKALLLSRLEELKQQGIIEEIPKLEEEEEKKEEEKVVKNDGEA; this is encoded by the coding sequence ATGAGGAGGATTTTCGTCCAAAATAGGGAATTAGTGGTTCCGGGGACACTACTTGCCCAGGGGCCCTATAAAAACGGTAGAGGAACATTCAGGGAAGGATCAAGGATATATTCTACTGTGATAGGGCTTGTCGATATAAAGGGGAATACGATAAGGGTGATTCCCCTTGAAGGGCCTTACATTCCAGAAGTAGGAGACAATGTTATAGGGAAGATCGTTGACGTTAAGTTCTCGAGTTGGGTAGTAGACATAGGTGCACCATATCCTGCGAATCTTAAGATTCAAGACTTTACAGATGAAAAAATTGACTTGATAAGGACAGATCTCAGGAAGTTCTTTGATATTGGGGACATAATATACGCTAAGGTCAAGGCAATTAATGAGGTGAACAACATAGATCTTACCACAAAGGGAATGCCATTCAATGGTGGTCCTCTAAGAGGTGGTCAGATAGTTAAGATAACCCCCTCTAAAGTTCCAAGGGTCATTGGCAAAGGGGGTTCTATGATTAACATGATTAAGAAGCTTACAATGAGCAGAATTATAGTAGGACAGAATGGATGGATATGGGTCAATAGTAAAAACGATGCCCTTGAAAAGCTTGCGATAGAGGCCATTTTAAAAATAGATAGAGAAAGCCATACAAGAGGTCTGACAGATAGGATAAAGGCTCTTCTGTTGTCAAGATTAGAAGAATTAAAGCAGCAAGGAATTATCGAAGAGATACCAAAGTTGGAGGAGGAAGAGGAGAAGAAAGAAGAGGAAAAGGTGGTTAAAAATGATGGAGAAGCCTGA